In the Phaseolus vulgaris cultivar G19833 chromosome 7, P. vulgaris v2.0, whole genome shotgun sequence genome, one interval contains:
- the LOC137828653 gene encoding uncharacterized protein isoform X2: MSLEQAFYLSEQLACVSGAMLWCSSGGFTWAPFFEVQTDVCECFCAIHWDPSHADCAVPQELETDQVLKQLKYVEVLRPRVAARRKKSDCTQNKD, encoded by the exons ATGTCACTTGAGCAAGCCTTTTACTTGAGTG AGCAACTGGCATGTGTTTCTGGAGCGATGCTTTGGTGCTCAAGCGGTGGCTTCACTtg GGCACCTTTTTTTGAAGTTCAAACTGATGTCTGTGAGTGCTTTTGTGCTATCCATTGGGATCCATCTCATGCTGATTGTGCTGTACCTCAG GAGCTTGAAACAGATCAAGTACTGAAGCAACTGAAGTATGTGGAAGTG CTACGGCCACGAGTTGCTGCTAGACGGAAAAAATCAGATTGCACACAAAATAAGGATTGA
- the LOC137828653 gene encoding uncharacterized protein isoform X1, producing MGEANPILLMLRDSVPHTTAVRVGKGFQAEVLDWSSPMKGAPFFEVQTDVCECFCAIHWDPSHADCAVPQELETDQVLKQLKYVEVLRPRVAARRKKSDCTQNKD from the exons ATGGGTGAAGCAAATCCCATACTTTTGATGTTGAGAGACTCTGTGCCACATACAACTGCTGTGCGGGTTGGTAAAGGATTTCAAGCAGAAGTTCTTGACTGGTCAAGTCCGATGAAAGG GGCACCTTTTTTTGAAGTTCAAACTGATGTCTGTGAGTGCTTTTGTGCTATCCATTGGGATCCATCTCATGCTGATTGTGCTGTACCTCAG GAGCTTGAAACAGATCAAGTACTGAAGCAACTGAAGTATGTGGAAGTG CTACGGCCACGAGTTGCTGCTAGACGGAAAAAATCAGATTGCACACAAAATAAGGATTGA